The stretch of DNA ATTTGGCCTAACTGTTGGAAGTTCTTTTGTGACATTAAATTGTATATTTAGGTAAGTTTCTGTAATAGAACTCTTAATTTGCTTGTGCTTGATGATTGATGCACATAGAAACCACTGACAAGCTGGATTTAAAAATCGGtaacatatttttatggttccgtacctcaaaggtaaaacagaacccttataggatcactttgttgtctgtctgtctttaaaatgtgtttcaattttaactAACCATGATAACTATACTTTTACTTTtcatgataactataccaagtggggtatcatatgcaagggctttacctgtacattctaaaacagatttttatttatttttatgtataatagtttttgagttagcATGCAAAATtgtggaaaaatacctgagtatggaaccctcagtgcgcgagtctgagtcacacttggcaggtttttttttaacatatagTATAGCTCAGTATAatgtgatatacctacctattgtgtcAAATCAGTGTTACTATAATGATGTGAGTTAGGAAAAATCTGTATACCATTTATTACTATTGCtagattaatattattatcttaggTATACATACTGTAGCTGTTGTTTTGTTTACAGGAAACTATTCTTTAGTCAATTCAATTATTACACAACAGTACTACTTCCTTGTACGGTCAGCGGGCTTGCCGTTTACTTTGAACCACCTTATAGAAGAGTTATGGTTGTCAACCTTTTCGTTAATTTGGTGAGTATAGAAGcagtagtttttaacccccaacccaaaaagaggggtgttataagtttgacgtgtgtatctgtctgtggcatcatagctcctaaactaatgaacagatttttatttaggtttttttgtttgaaaagtgccTTCattgagagtattcttagctataatccaagaaaattggttcagctgtttgaaagttatcagctcttttcaagtttctgtaaccttcacttgtcgggggtgttataaatttttaatttacacttgtatatgtaTTTCAGTCTAGAAGTCCAAGAAGTATATTTCAGAGCTGAAATGGAATGAACACATTATGATGTTTTGCTTTTCACAgtcttatctgtctgtctgtccatctttctatcagtgggctgtatctcgtgaaccataataggtagagagttgaaattttcacagaatgtgtatttatattgctgctaaaacaacaaataataactatttcaatatggctgccatgaaaattaataaaaagtgttatttcttgtacgaagggttacggaacccttcgtgagtaAGTCCGCCTCgcacttgatttttttttataaagagaGCAATCTTATTTCAGGTTTTTGAATACTGGGCACGGACATTAGATCACCAAGGTTGGCTGCGGCGGTCGATCGGTCGCGAAACTCTTATATTTATGCTCGGTAGCTCTGCCCTGTTCTACCTTATGCGATTGGAAAGAGAGAACAGCCAACGGACGCCTTTGTTCTGGTAAGGGTTTTTTATTGttagacctaaatccacgcgacttcttgcgcgtggatttaggtagtagactttcgattttccgggataaaaagtagcctagataTGTCactattttgtaaaagtttgtttgaataaaaatgtattctctAGAGTCTAGGTCCTCTACTATATCCATGCAAGTAATCacgccaatccgttgctccattgcggcgtgattgaaggacaaaccactACCTACTACTACACATACTTATAACTTTGGATACTTACTATGATTCgtttaaaaaacccaaaaaacaCCTTTGCTATTTTCAAGGTCCAAACACACTCACGCTGTGCTGCGCGACCCGCGAAAtatagtttatattttttatttttttataaagaatattagcaatgctaaatgactaatattcccctttcctctccaactaagcgtgaggcttgtgctaggagtaggtacgactgTTTGGTTTATATGAGTTGGTCTGGGTTCTTATTCTAAGGAGTTTGTAGAGTAAGGCTCTGCCACCGTCGCCTAGTGCAGCGTAAATGCTTTCGGGCCTTTAAGCTTGCACTTCTGTGGACATTCCTCCCCAATGTTTTAATTGTATGTTTAGGTTCTTTACACCTCCAAGAGTATCGAAAGAAATTGGAGAGCCAGTGAAAGGTATTGAGGGCAAAAGTCCGGCGTGCCCTCATAAAGGACCTTGCATGAACTACATTTTTAGGGTAAGTTGAATGGCTATTTGTACTGCCACTATTTTACTTCTTGTTAGTCCGTATCTCAAGAGAAAAAAAAcgggccaaatgcgagtcagactcgcgcaccgaggtttccgtactcggtatttttcccgacattttgcaccattaatcaaaaactcatgcataaaaataaataaaaatctgtttaatgtataggtaaagccctgtCATATTATGGccccccacttgatatagttatcttactttgaaaattgaatatactaaaattatagttcatgaacatttttttttttttgtgatgtaactacaaattcacagttttcggattttttcctttaggttTGCAGtaagacctgccaaatttcatgattctaggtcaacaggaagtaaaatttcttgacagacacaacagacagacagacagacagacaaaaagtgacatgcttttttccttttgatgcgCAGAACCCCAAAAATCAATGTTATGCTTGAACATGCGTTCCTAAAGTAATATTTTGtgcatattatgtattttaattttgacatGAAATGACAAATAATGTTGGAATACTTTTctcatattatatattttacggATGAACTGCAAAATATGTATTGTGATTTGAGACAGATATTATGACCTAGTTACCATAAGTGCCtagtatgaataaataattttacaataatacaatattaattgGTATGAAAGGATATTTTGGCTTCGATATTTAGggtcgtacccaaagggtgccgaTGGGGCACTATTACTAAGCCCCgctatctgtctgttagcagtctgtatctcatgaactgtaataggtagagttgtcagagtatgtatttctattgcctataagtatgtataactcagttacaataacaaaatatttcaatacgTAGAAGATTAGCAAATAGGACAAACAAAACGTCACAAGGAGTCACAGGGACTTACAATaaggataataatatataattaattagttaatgaTTGTGtgactattatattattctgtcacaaattattatttaattattgttgaggatatatttttaagttcataagaaaaaaaaatattgagtaTGCCTCTAGCAATAAGGATAATTCGCATATTTTAAAGTGGTAATTTTGTGGATTTTCCGTAGTTAATCATTACcccatataggtaggtacccatgGCTCACTAAGGATTTAGATTTTACACAAAGGCCGTTTATTTTAAGGAACTTGATGAtcaagtaatttaaaatgttttccaACTCCGGTTTACAATGCATCATGTCTGGAGTTAACCCTgattgatatttttttcatttgaaaatatgtatatattcGTTCCTAtgtcaaccgattttgataataatatcacTGGGTACAtacaattcttaaaaaatcaaaatggcgggtttatgcgctttaatgtgcgggctgaaaaagatgcaaTACAAACCACAGCTAGTTAGGGTTTTGAACACTTgaaattagttatttttgttatgGGAATGGCGGAGGCAGATCGTTCCAACATTTGTtgattgttttttaaaatataattacctattaagctttgatagcctagtggttagaacgtccgcctccttatcagatcccgggcacgcaccactaacttttcagttatgcgcgtgttaagcaattaaaatcacttgctttaacggtaaaggagaacatcgtgaggaaacatgcatgcctgagagttctccatgttctcaaaggtgtgtgaagtctgccaatccgctttgggccagcgtggcagactatggcctaaacccttctcattctgagaggagacccgtactcagtagtggggcggaaatgggttgatcatgatgatgaattacctatttataagaACATCTTTTGTTTCCAGGGTGCGGCTCAGCTATTCGGCGTAGGTTGCCTGATGACTATACTGCGGACCATCATACCGAGGATCCTTACGCCGACGAAAGCACTGAAGTCATTGAAGCCGTCGCATCTCAAACTTGGCTTGTTCTTCGGTGGCTACATTGGAATTTATAGGGTAGGTTTTTGTACCTACTGGTTAACAAAATTACACCTTTCCACacttaatacattttttaagaaatctCATATTTACACATAATATCAGAAATATGTAGTCTGAGATTTTTATCCAGTTTCCACCAATGGTTAGATAGGCTTGTTTTGCGAGGAGGTTTAGTTATAtcactacatattataaattaaagtcCTCCGCTGCACTGAGTTCATGTTTTATCAGGCtaaattcattttatattttcatacaattttcagCAGCAGAAAGAGGTATTATCTTAGAAAGTGAAAGGCTTTAAGTAATGGTAGTcaccaaaaaatatatttaataaaaacagaCACTAACAAGCgcttttttaaaagtaaaaaaaagtagaaaattaataattatgctGCCTTGTTCAGTATTTGCTTGTTTCCTctttacaatttaatttttgtcCGCGGGGGTTTCTCATTTATATATTCATTCATATATTTTGTTTGACAATAACCAGTCGGTAAACTAGTTTCTTAGACAATAATCATGAAAGTAAATACGTAGCTAAGAAGAATAGTATATTTACGTAACGTGACATTTAACCTTAATtgttacaaagtaggtacaaagtcAAACGTTGTAGGATTAAAGAAGATTAAAGCTATACAACCATGTCTATAATCCTATTTAGAATCAAAGAGGAAAAACGTACAATCAAGGTATAAAAGGGAAATAAATACCAAACTATTCTTTTTCAGCTAATAGTATGTCTGCTGTGCCGTAAGAATGGCAGAGATAGTGCACTATATGCATTGCCCGCGGGCTTCCTCGCCGGCATAGCGTTCAGAGCGTCGCCTTCAACGCCCATCGCGTTGGCACCCGTCACTTCCACATTACAGGTATAAACCAtcattttgaaaatgatttcaacacacacatacacacacacacacgcactcacgtacgcacgcacgcacgcatgcATGCACGTATACGTGCACTACACAccacacatacctacttaagctGAGCGGTTTACCTATTGGAGTCGCTGTACTACAGACTGTACAAGgcaacattatatttttattttataatgccTAAAATTATGTAATGTGCCaattatgtatatatattaAGTTAATTATTGTGAACTAAGAAAAATCTTGATCAGAGGCAAGTTGTCTCCAATTTTTCTTTCTATCTTTCATCTTAATGACGTATGAATGTTAAAACCCGCTTAACTTATTTCCAGATCCTTTTCTCGTGGCTATACCAAAACGGGACAATACCCGATAGCTGGCCGTTAGTGGAACTCCTGTACTGCATATGCCAAGGCATATTGTTCCATGCACGAGTCATGCACGAGGATGTATGCCCGCGATACATTGTCAATCTCATGCACACCGTCACTAGTAACAAGTAAGGATAATACTTTTTCTATAGCTTTAATGCATAATTACAACATGAGTTTACAGACGTCAGAAGGTATATATACGTGAAACGTACACAACAGAGATAGTCACTAAGATGACTTATTAACATTGCTTGGTGTCGATCCTGATGTTTTTCTTCTCtcaactaaatttagagtaatctgcatctttttctttttcatattatttaaaaagaaaaaagactTGATGCACTCTACATAAGCTCACGACCGGCACctagtcacgaggtttgacagttctaaattaaattaggtttgtctgcccttttcttattacatttgtaagaaaaagatgcataCTCTAAAACTTAGTTGCGCTCAGAGTCAGTACCATCATATCCTTACCTATACCTTAATACCTTAATATCACAATTAggagtattatattatttgtcgCGCCGTCAGGCAACTACATTACTTACTTTAACATTTTCTGATTAAAGTAGATAACTTTTACATCCCAAGTCCCTTTCGGCTGTCAAAATAAAGTTGAAGCGATACTGTTTCTGTCAGATTTTGTACATGACTAAAACTTGCTATTCTTGAATCGTTTATGTTTTTTTTCCAGAGCTGACGAAATCCAACACGCCTTTATACAGAAAATTCAGAGGTATAAAGATTTTCATCCCTAAATTCGTTTTGacattattttcaaaagaaatacgcattaatatattattgttgtaAGTGTATGATTTAGGCGCAGTCTGTGATTTTTAGTTAAAACGCATGCTTATTTTAACAGGTTTTATTTCACATTGGTGTGTTTCCACCTtcgatataccttttttaaactaaaaagatttaaagaaaaagaattttacaaaaataactacTTTATGCATGTGTTTGTTGCTGGTCGTTTGACTgatcaaattaaataatttattttaggcacatttaaatattattaagaccctctattattattttttaattagtgtaatacACGAGTAGTTTACTATTTAAATGTTTTCGTCTTCCAATTCTTCTTCTGAGAATATGGAAGTTCTATTGCTTTCTATGCGATAAATTATGTTGGCATATCGAGCACATCATCCTTGAGTGGCCGTACTAAAGTCGCGAATTTCTAGCAACAACTTAGACCCCGTTCACACGGCATTAACACCACATGTTTGTTTGCAGCGTTGAATCTTACCGACTACGTAGTGGCGCATACGCAGAATACAGAACCGTTCACAAGGTTAAAACAACGTACGTTTTTGCAGTACAAATAACATGCGAATGGTTCTATACTCAATGTATGCGCCCCCACGTATTTGGTAAGATTTATCCTAAAAAATACGTGTCGTGCAAATGCCATATGAACGTATTCACAGTGTTAAAGCACTGATTTTAAACGACGGAAAGTGAAGTTTAATAACTCCTTTTTAGATGTCTACGATGCTATAAAATATAGATAAGGCTAGTTGATAAAGTTTCACATTTCGTGTACACATACTTATCAGATATCACTATTGATACGTAagacttaggctgaaatctataaagcgcactttgactttgctctgacttaagattgagttaaaacgagacagatttatgtgagagatatagctctgtctcgttttaactctgtcttaagtctaagcaaaggcagaacACGCTCTATAGGTCTCACCCTTAGTCTACCATTATAATGGAATAATTGCCAAAAGGATGTATGTGCTCGAAACGTTGACTGCACATTTCGGACAAGATTATTTGTAAGAAAGGAAGAAAATATTCATCAATGGTGTCACAGACAACATACTTATACAaatgtacctttttttttcgACTCCATCCAGAACGGATGTAGAGTGTAATGCCCTGCATCATATTATGTGCAATAATGttcatatttctttttttttgtcaatGTGATAGGAAAAACGTCGCTTTTGAgttgttataagttataacttacACATCGCGTGCTACGTTATAATTATACTGAATGAAGGTACTCAAAGAGTTGTTAGTTAAGTTGCTTGAGagatgaaattaaatataagtaagtaagtatgacCTTGATGGTTTGTTATTAATGGGCTTTTTGTATAGAATAACTTTATCATTTCTATAGACAATATTATTATCCTTCTTTACAAAAGTttgcatttaaataattatgttctGCGTGCCTTGAACATGTTATAATGGGTGCTATTGTCAAAttgagtctgtcaagaaaggaTGTATAAGGTCTAATTGAGTGAACAGTGCATTAAAATGATTTGCGCTCGAACTTTTAGTTAATCTGTACCCCTAAGACGAGTTTGCATATATCGAAATCTTTAATGGTGTTCGTGAGTTTCGATACGACTTCAGAGTTTAATGTAAAGGTAGACCTTAAGCTACGCGACCACGAGACGCGACGCTTGGACGCGACACTTGCACAGTGCTTTATATAGAAATTTTTGGAAAGTATTTGAAGTGAATAACTGTGACGTGCGACATTCACAATACTATCGCGCGGCAGTGTTATTTGTCGCGGTCGCGTAGCTCCTAGTCTACCTTTAAGCTTTTTATTGTATTGGTAACTGTGTATTTTGCAAAATTTCGCTAGGTGCGCTTTCTGTGAATCCATTCAGGAAGTCTACATATAGTTTTCGAAAACTATAAAAACTTGATCTAGGGgtgctattatttatttacattttttaatcttattttagctgattttttaaaacatgataatataaaagtaaacaaaatacACCTTATGGTTTGAGGCTAGTCCAATGATCGTTATATCGGTCTTCATTACACAATATGTATATTGGTGCTAATttaatacaaatctttaaaataaacGAAATTAACAGATCTTAAAGTAGTGATATTCCTTTTGCAATGTTTCTCGCGCAAATGATAGCATTACTTTTTAcctgtcaatttattttaaaagatcaGTGTACAACCGAGTTAGCActattgtataaataaaaggaCAACGTAAGTTCTGTATTATTTTCCTATTTCATTtatagatttatattttttatccagaattttttatatatttaattaagttttattatataatatttagtttgtAATCTAGTGTAATAATGACATCACGTTGTTCTGGGAACAATGGCACATCATAACTTTAAAGCACAAATTAGTTAAGAGACGTCCATCAAACGTCAGGTTTTGCATCAGTCGATTACATCGAtcataaatgattattattgattgaTGAAGCAAGAATTCCAGTAGGCTTAGTACAAGATTTTATATCTTACCagcgttgatagaattcgagtatcgaaacaataaataaccttaaagtaaaacggatttaaaaatccttGATTGAAAATTCAGTGCTATCGATTTTAACTTCCCAAGGTATCAGCTTTGAGCACTGGCTTAAGTTCGCAAACTGGAGCGTTATAACACGGCATTAAGGTCAATTTTACTTTGACGCTAAAATGTTTCGACGCTCGTATACTACCAATGTTGGTGAagtgtaaaatctcatactgagTGATATGTGCTATGCAAATATCAGACTGCTTAAACAGTAAGTTATCCGTAAGTAACTTTTATTATCGGATAACTTACCAACTAAGCAGTAGTAATTGTAGTAACTTTTAGCAAAACCCATCATCTGATGGACGGTATAGGAGATTAAGGGTGGAAGTCAACCATTAGTTGTTAAGTACAGATTGTGTAATTACAATCTTAATATGAGCAATGTGGGTACATATAAGGTGGATAGTGAATAGAAATTAATCATTGATATCTAGACTTCAATGTGCCTTGGTGCGTATGGACGCAAGCATACACGCATTGTACAAACATACAAGCCGAAcatttgaaatattatgtaggtacgggTTGTTTGGTCAAAAAATCCACTGCGGTACGTACTGATGCTAGGGTTTTCTAGAAAAGAAGATAAACAAGACGGCGTGGTTTCCGGGGCTTAACACCGTGAAGTCTATATACCTTTTGCCAAATAATATCTGGACGGAATGAGAGCTTCAAAATGCGTTTTTGTTTGATAAATGTTAATGTTTTAAAGATGAACTAGCTTGATCGATGAGA from Maniola jurtina chromosome 10, ilManJurt1.1, whole genome shotgun sequence encodes:
- the LOC123869203 gene encoding transmembrane protein 135-like isoform X2 translates to MVEASKYWFDKACSACACHTLIHPWTYKCSDATSTMLMSCIKGSYQFYAMVYLIQILMRGKKLGKKEMIEQFKLYLKSGIFGLTVGSSFVTLNCIFRKLFFSQFNYYTTVLLPCTVSGLAVYFEPPYRRVMVVNLFVNLVFEYWARTLDHQGWLRRSIGRETLIFMLGSSALFYLMRLERENSQRTPLFWFFTPPRVSKEIGEPVKGIEGKSPACPHKGPCMNYIFRGAAQLFGVGCLMTILRTIIPRILTPTKALKSLKPSHLKLGLFFGGYIGIYRLIVCLLCRKNGRDSALYALPAGFLAGIAFRASPSTPIALAPVTSTLQILFSWLYQNGTIPDSWPLVELLYCICQGILFHARVMHEDVCPRYIVNLMHTVTSNKADEIQHAFIQKIQRYKDFHP
- the LOC123869203 gene encoding transmembrane protein 135-like isoform X1 translates to MVEISKFLLHNSGICQHGCAEVIHPWTNSCLQAFSTMIQACLRGNFKFWFPLCCLSCIQILMRGKKLGKKEMIEQFKLYLKSGIFGLTVGSSFVTLNCIFRKLFFSQFNYYTTVLLPCTVSGLAVYFEPPYRRVMVVNLFVNLVFEYWARTLDHQGWLRRSIGRETLIFMLGSSALFYLMRLERENSQRTPLFWFFTPPRVSKEIGEPVKGIEGKSPACPHKGPCMNYIFRGAAQLFGVGCLMTILRTIIPRILTPTKALKSLKPSHLKLGLFFGGYIGIYRLIVCLLCRKNGRDSALYALPAGFLAGIAFRASPSTPIALAPVTSTLQILFSWLYQNGTIPDSWPLVELLYCICQGILFHARVMHEDVCPRYIVNLMHTVTSNKADEIQHAFIQKIQRYKDFHP